In a single window of the Limnochorda sp. L945t genome:
- the aroA gene encoding 3-phosphoshikimate 1-carboxyvinyltransferase has product MATVKDQGSAAESGSRLIQVTPGQGVRGTAFVPPDKSLSHRAAMLGAIAEGTTVVRSFLTALDTLATLDCLRALGVEVAGPKDGTVIIKGRPGSSGAGAGFDEPDHVLDAGNSGTTLRLLAGLAAPHPIFWVATGDASLRRRPMGRVIEPLERMGARIMARRGGLAPLAITGGALSGIVWRTSVASAQVKSAILLAGLQARGLTRVEEPAQSRDHTERMLAFFGAELRRGEGWAELQGPQRLRGRTVTVPGDPSSAAFFWVAAAILPGSEVRTPEVGLNPTRIEVLRVLEEMGAEVDVRPAPERGPEPAGDVTVRGPSELRAVRIEGRRVPLLIDELPVLAVAALHARGTSQIRDAAELRYKESDRIDALAHELRQLGFSVETFPDGLGISGPQRALGGEAWSHGDHRLAMALVVAALAGKRPSVVKGTECIETSFPGFAAAMDRLARPGNARVVEQPA; this is encoded by the coding sequence ATGGCCACGGTGAAGGACCAGGGCTCGGCCGCGGAGAGCGGAAGCCGCCTCATTCAGGTCACGCCGGGGCAGGGCGTGCGGGGAACGGCCTTCGTACCGCCGGACAAGTCGCTGTCGCACCGGGCGGCGATGCTGGGTGCGATCGCCGAGGGCACCACCGTCGTCCGCTCTTTTCTGACCGCGCTCGACACCCTGGCGACGCTCGACTGCCTGCGGGCATTGGGAGTCGAGGTGGCAGGGCCGAAGGACGGCACCGTGATCATCAAGGGACGCCCCGGATCCTCCGGCGCGGGCGCTGGCTTCGATGAGCCCGACCACGTGCTCGACGCGGGCAATTCCGGCACGACCTTGCGCCTGCTCGCCGGGCTGGCGGCGCCGCACCCGATCTTCTGGGTGGCGACGGGGGATGCCTCCTTGCGCCGCCGGCCGATGGGGCGCGTCATCGAGCCGTTGGAGCGGATGGGCGCGCGCATCATGGCGCGGCGAGGGGGGCTCGCCCCGCTGGCGATCACGGGGGGTGCGCTCTCGGGCATCGTGTGGCGCACCTCCGTGGCGAGCGCTCAGGTCAAGTCGGCCATCCTCCTGGCGGGGCTCCAGGCCAGGGGCCTCACCCGGGTCGAGGAGCCGGCGCAAAGCCGCGACCATACGGAAAGGATGCTGGCCTTCTTCGGGGCCGAGCTTCGCCGCGGGGAGGGGTGGGCAGAGCTCCAGGGGCCCCAGCGGTTGCGGGGACGCACGGTCACGGTGCCGGGAGACCCGTCGTCGGCGGCCTTTTTCTGGGTAGCTGCGGCCATCCTGCCCGGATCCGAGGTCCGTACCCCCGAAGTGGGGCTCAACCCGACCCGCATCGAGGTGCTCCGGGTCCTGGAGGAGATGGGTGCCGAGGTGGACGTGCGCCCCGCTCCGGAGCGGGGCCCGGAGCCGGCCGGAGACGTGACCGTGCGGGGCCCCAGCGAACTGCGAGCGGTTCGCATCGAGGGCCGGCGCGTGCCGCTGCTCATCGACGAACTCCCGGTGCTGGCGGTGGCGGCGCTCCATGCCCGGGGGACGTCGCAGATCCGGGACGCAGCCGAGCTGCGCTACAAGGAGTCCGATCGGATCGACGCTCTGGCCCACGAGCTGCGGCAGTTGGGCTTCTCCGTCGAGACCTTCCCGGACGGTCTTGGCATTTCGGGGCCGCAGAGGGCCCTGGGTGGGGAGGCTTGGTCCCACGGGGATCACCGCCTGGCGATGGCTCTCGTGGTGGCCGCACTGGCAGGAAAGCGGCCGTCGGTGGTGAAGGGCACCGAGTGCATCGAGACTTCCTTTCCGGGGTTTGCGGCCGCTATGGATCGACTGGCTCGCCCGGGAAATGCCCGGGTGGTCGAACAACCGGCGTGA
- a CDS encoding prephenate dehydrogenase/arogenate dehydrogenase family protein, whose product MAPLHVAVIGCGLIGGSLGMALRMLPGCGRYVVHAFDREAGRAGEAVQMGAADVAAASIREAVAGADLVVAAVPAEEVAGTVREASSHAPPSAVLTDVASIKGPIVEALAGKTPGGQAFVGGHPMAGSERAGLVAADPFLFQNAVYVLTPVASSPPAAVQRVREMAEAAGAQVVTLSPEEHDAAVAAASHLPHVAAVGLVLAAEACARDGVPVLQLAATGFRDVTRLAMGHEDVWKPILMMNRARLVEALRAFRDALDRIERAVATGDGEAVQSLLQRARALRQAFRLPAKGYGRPIWDLVVRLADRPGAIASVAGALAEEGLNIADIEILRVREGEAGTLRVGFVSEAAMLQAVQVLRRRGLQAWPR is encoded by the coding sequence GTGGCGCCTCTGCACGTGGCCGTCATCGGCTGCGGTCTCATCGGAGGATCGCTCGGGATGGCGTTGCGCATGCTGCCCGGGTGCGGCCGCTACGTCGTGCACGCGTTCGACCGGGAGGCGGGACGGGCCGGCGAAGCGGTCCAGATGGGCGCCGCGGACGTTGCGGCGGCTTCCATCCGGGAGGCGGTAGCCGGAGCCGACCTGGTGGTCGCTGCGGTCCCCGCCGAAGAGGTGGCGGGGACGGTCCGGGAAGCATCGTCCCACGCGCCCCCGTCCGCCGTGCTCACCGACGTGGCATCCATCAAAGGCCCCATCGTCGAAGCGCTCGCCGGCAAGACTCCCGGGGGCCAGGCGTTCGTCGGGGGCCACCCGATGGCGGGATCGGAGCGGGCCGGCCTCGTCGCGGCCGACCCGTTCCTCTTCCAAAACGCCGTGTACGTGCTCACCCCGGTCGCCTCCTCCCCGCCGGCCGCGGTCCAGCGCGTGCGGGAGATGGCCGAGGCGGCCGGCGCGCAGGTCGTCACGCTGTCGCCGGAGGAACACGACGCCGCGGTGGCCGCCGCCAGCCACCTGCCCCACGTGGCCGCGGTGGGCCTGGTGCTCGCCGCCGAGGCGTGCGCGCGTGACGGCGTGCCGGTGCTGCAGCTGGCGGCGACGGGGTTCCGGGACGTCACGCGCCTTGCGATGGGTCACGAGGACGTCTGGAAACCCATCCTGATGATGAACCGGGCGCGGCTCGTCGAAGCGCTGCGGGCCTTCCGCGACGCCCTCGACCGGATCGAACGGGCCGTGGCCACCGGCGACGGCGAGGCCGTGCAATCCTTGCTGCAGCGGGCGCGGGCGTTGCGGCAAGCCTTCCGGCTGCCGGCCAAGGGGTACGGCCGGCCCATCTGGGATCTGGTGGTCCGCCTGGCCGACCGCCCCGGGGCCATTGCCTCCGTGGCCGGCGCCCTGGCGGAGGAGGGGCTCAACATCGCCGACATCGAGATTCTGCGAGTCCGAGAAGGGGAGGCCGGTACGCTGCGGGTGGGTTTCGTCTCCGAAGCCGCGATGTTGCAGGCCGTGCAGGTGTTGCGCAGGCGAGGGTTGCAGGCATGGCCACGGTGA
- the aroF gene encoding 3-deoxy-7-phosphoheptulonate synthase — protein MIIVLRPDATADQLEAIVDKLHTLGFKTHISRGTERTIVGVIGDRRPEHVSQIEAMAGVERVVPILRPFKLAAREFQPYATQVRVGVDGVTPAVIGGPRVVVIAGPCAIESEEQLDQVAREVQAAGASILRGGAYKPRTSPYSFQGLAEAGLEILAEVRRRLSIPVVTEVLNPKDVDQVAEHADMLQIGARNMQNFALLKEVGRCGRPVLLKRGMAATIEEWLMAAEYVLSSGNSQVVLCERGIRTFETATRNTLDLSAVAVVHELSHLPVIVDPSHGTGRSAYVVPMARAGVAAGADGVMVEVHPAPERALSDGAQSLTLDAFRSMMAELAPIAGAIGRTL, from the coding sequence GTGATCATCGTGCTGCGACCGGACGCGACGGCCGACCAGCTGGAGGCCATCGTGGACAAGCTCCACACGCTGGGTTTCAAGACCCACATCTCCCGAGGTACCGAACGCACCATCGTGGGCGTCATCGGGGACCGGCGGCCCGAGCACGTCTCCCAGATCGAGGCGATGGCCGGCGTCGAGCGGGTCGTGCCGATCCTGCGCCCCTTCAAGCTGGCTGCCAGGGAGTTCCAGCCGTACGCCACGCAGGTGCGGGTGGGCGTCGACGGCGTGACCCCGGCCGTCATCGGGGGACCTCGGGTCGTGGTCATCGCCGGCCCCTGCGCGATCGAGAGCGAAGAGCAGCTCGACCAGGTGGCCCGGGAGGTCCAGGCGGCGGGGGCCTCCATCCTGCGGGGCGGGGCCTACAAGCCCAGGACCTCCCCGTACAGCTTCCAGGGCCTGGCCGAGGCCGGGCTCGAGATACTGGCGGAGGTGCGCCGCCGGCTCTCCATCCCGGTTGTCACGGAGGTGCTCAACCCCAAAGACGTGGACCAGGTGGCCGAGCACGCCGACATGCTCCAGATCGGGGCCCGCAACATGCAAAACTTCGCCCTCCTCAAGGAGGTCGGGCGCTGTGGGCGCCCGGTGCTGCTCAAGCGGGGCATGGCCGCCACCATCGAGGAGTGGCTCATGGCGGCCGAGTACGTGCTTTCCTCGGGCAATTCCCAGGTGGTGCTGTGCGAGCGGGGGATCCGCACCTTCGAGACGGCCACCCGCAACACCCTGGACCTGAGCGCCGTGGCGGTGGTCCACGAGCTGAGCCACTTGCCGGTCATCGTGGATCCGAGCCACGGCACCGGGCGTTCGGCGTACGTGGTGCCCATGGCGCGGGCGGGTGTGGCAGCGGGAGCGGACGGGGTGATGGTGGAGGTGCACCCGGCCCCCGAGAGGGCCCTGTCGGACGGCGCTCAATCCCTGACGCTGGACGCCTTCCGGAGCATGATGGCGGAGCTCGCACCCATCGCCGGCGCCATCGGGCGCACGCTTTGA